The window CAGCCATATGGTGTAATCTGCTTTTTTGAAATATCTCAGGATCGATTGCATTCCAGGTCAATCATTGTTTTTCATTTACCGCGACTCTTGAACTGGCTAACTGATTTTGAATAAAATCGTTACTAAGATAGGTATTTAGTGAGACAGAGGCACGCTTTTCTTGCTTTTTATATTTAATTAACAGTGTAGTCTCATGCTGCATTTTTGATAAACCAACACCGCAAACCGGTTTGCGGTGTTGGTTTATCCATTTTTTGCCTACCTGACTACCGACAGGTGGGCATACTGGTTTCCAATCCGGTATTCAAACGAAACGGATTGATTCGGGATTACTCCGGTAACCATGATCATCCCGTAATAAACATCAGCGGGATTGGGACCGGTTACCGCCTTGAAGATGTAGACTCCTTGTCCCGAAATCGGATCGAGCGTATCGCTCGGAGTTCCGCTTTCAAATTCGGCAATGGCCGTATTGGAGTTGTTGAGTGCGTAGAGTGCAGTTGTTGAGGGGACAAACTGAATAGTTTTCCCGGAGGAGAGATAGGTTGAGCCCCCTTTAAGTATCAGTGAGCCTTCAACAGCTATCATGGCCATGGGATCGTTTGCCGGCACGGTTCCGTTAACGAGCAGATCGCGGCCCGCGGAAGAAGTGCCAAGGGCTAGTGTGGCCGACTTCTTCAGGTAGAAATAGGGATCCCTCACAATAACTGTACTTTCAATGACCTCCTGATAACTGCCCTGTGTAGCAGTAAAGGTGTAGAACATCGTATCATTCTCGGCAATGAAATCAGTTCCGGCAATGGGTACAAGGTATGGCTGATCATCGCCCGAGTAGGGAGAGCCTGCTACATCTATCCAGGTTCCATCGGTACCGTTTTTTCTCCTAACTGCCACATTCCCGGTAAATGTACCCTCCTTGGGAGTCACCCTTACATTGAAATAGGCCACTTCAGCGGTGCGGGCAACCTCGATCTCCTTGCCCGATGCGGTAGGTTTCGAAACGGTCATGGCATTAACCATGTCTACACGTTGTTTTGCATAGTCGGTGGCTCCGTTGAAAACCACCACCACGTAGTCGCCAACCTCATTCAGATTTGCCTGATCGCGGGTGTAGCTTACTGAAGCCTTCATATCGTTCCCTACGGTAACCTCCTTCTGGGTGTTTGCCAAGGGGAGCAACTGCTTGGTAGTCCCTCCGTCGGGTGGTGTCTGCAGTTGCAACAGTTCAACCTTCATTACATCGCCCACTTTTGCCGTGGCAAACGTGGCCGTAACCGTAAAGGAGTTGTCAATCGAGCTGATTCCTGTAGTCGTGGTACTCGACACGCCGGTCCAGATGATATTTCCATTCTCATCGGTGGGTATTTCATACTGGTTGTTTTGTCCGCAACTGAAGAAGAGGACTACGGCAACTAGAGTATAGATATATTTTTTCATACGATTATTTTTTTCAAGTTAATAAAATCATTCTCCTTTCTGCAGTGGCAACCACTCGAAGTTCTGGGAGCATTTCCTGTTGTTGTCCAGCTCGGTGCCCGAAATGGGTGAGAGCAGATGTTTGTTGCTGAATTCGAAGTTGAAATGGGTAGGCTGGTGGCCCACGAAATTCTCAATACCTGCGAATTGGCCTTCTCCATCGATCAGTACCTTGCGGGTACGTCGCTGATCCCACAACATCTTGTTTTCAAATACCAGCTCGTATGCACGTTCACTCATGATGTCGAGGAGTGTCAGCCCATCTGCGGAAAAGTTGGATAAGCCTGCCCTGGTCCTGACCTCGTTGATCCCTTTTACCACATCATTGTCGGGTATTGCCACCCCTAGTTGTCGCAGGGCCCAGTTTACTTCCGTCAGCATCAGCAGGATGTCGGCATATCTGTATAGATTGAAATTCAGACCGGAACGGGCTGTCCGCTTGATGGCATCCTTGTCGTAGTACTTCTGCAGGTAGCGGGTTGCAAACTTGGGAGCGGGGCTTTCGTTCGGATCATACTTCGAGGCTTTTGTATCGCTGCTGTAGAAATAGACCCTTTCCTGCAAACGGATATCGGCCGGATTGTATGAGTTCAGATATTCGGTGCTCGGGATGAATGTTCCGGTTTCCACGTCAAATACCGAGATCTGGAGCGATAGCGGTAATGTATGCACGATCAGTCCGTTATCCCTGATGCCGGATGAGTACTGGATCTGGAAGATTGCTCCCCCCTTGTTGTCCATTTCCGGATTGTTGAGGTCGCTGAATTCGCCGATCGGATACTGGCCGTAAAGGAAATCGAGCTGTGTTTTTGCCTTTTGAAGCAACTCCCTTGCACTTTGCGTGTTTACCGGATACTCCGTCATTGACCAGCTACCGGTTTCACACCATTTTTTTGTGGTGTCGGTCCGGGCTTCCTGGTAGGGGTAGCCGGCCATGGTGAGATATACATCAGCCAGAATTGCCCTGGCCACATGCTTGGTAACCCGTCCGTCGGTCGACCGCGTATCCTGCAGGTTGCTTTCGTTTACTGCAAACTCCAGGTCGGGAACGATGATCTTGTCATAGATGTTTACCAGCGAGGTGCGTGGTTGCTGCGCTTCCCCCACATTCTGCAGTACGGTTGTGTTGGCGATTACATCACCGTACAGCCTTACCAGGCAGAAATAGTAGAAAGCGCGCAATGTGCGGACCTCTCCAAGGTATCTGGATCTGTCTGCTTCCGGCATCTGTGTAACTCCCGGCAACATCTTTATGGCAAGATTTGCATCCCTGACCCCTCTATACCAGTTGTTCCAGATGGTGGTGAAATAGGGATGCGTTCCATCCATGATATCGGTCTCATATTTCCAGAGGTCCGATCCCATATATTGAGCATAAGCTTTTCCAGTAGGATATTCCAGGCTTCCCGGCAGGCTGCTTCCCCAGACGTTACCACCGCCGGTCCAGTCGGCCAGCGACCTGTAGGCCCCTGTTGCCAGTGCAACACCTCCGGGAATACTTGTGATCTGAGCTTCATCTGTCAATGTCCCGGTGGGATGCTCCTCCAGAAAATCGTTGCAGGAGAAGAAGAATATCCCAGCCATCAACGTAATGAGTATACATTTAATATTGGTTGATATTGTTTTCATATTCAGTGCGTTTTTAAAAGGTTAGAACGTTAGATTAACACCGAGTGAGTAATTCGACGGTCTCGGATACATAAAGAAATCCATACCGGGCGTAATACTGTCCATGTTATCGTTATCACTACCTTCAGGATCGTAGCCGGAATATTTGGTCAAAAGGAAGAAATTGGAAGCATTCAGGTATATTCTTACCTTGCTGGCTCCGATTTTCGTCGTCATCTCCTGCGGGAAAGTGTAACCGATCGTCATCCCGTCTCCTCTCACAAAGGATGCATCTTCGATCCAGCGGGTGTCGGGATAGGTTTGATAATATGCGCCGCCGTTTCCGGGCCGAACCTGTGCAACCATTGTGTTCTGGTGGTCTGGACGCCAGGCATCAAGGATGGAAGTCTTTCCGTTGGCCAACCCCTGACGGTCTTCCGAGGAGTGGTTGGTCCGGTTCTCCTTCTTGGCACCATAGGAGATGCGGATATCCAGGTTGAAGTCGATGTTCTTGTATGCCAGGCTGTTGTTGAAGTTCATATCCCATTTCGGGAATGCGCTGCCCATGGGTATACCATCTTCCACAAAACTGATTCTTCCGTCGTTGTTACGGTCCTCATACTTGACGTCGCCCGGGAGCATCCCGTAACGGGCGGCCAGGCTGGCTTCATCTGTCCCATATGTTCCAAGTCGGTTAAGTCCGAAGAATTGAGCCACTGGCAATCCTTCCCTCAGGATGGTGTTGGCTCCGCCTACCCACCAGTTTCGCAGGATGTCGGCGCCGGTTGGACCCAACTGTTCAATCTTGTTTATGTTGCGGGTAAAGTTGATGTCGCTGTACCAGTTGAAATCGCGGCTCTTGATGTTGTGTGTCCCCAGTACGGCTTCGAACCCCTTATTGCGGATTTTTCCATAATTGAGCCGTACACTGCCGGTAGTGGTAGATTGAGGCAGCGGTACGTCCAGCAACATGTCGCTGGTCAGTTTGTTGTAGACGTCGAGCATCAATGTTATCCTGTTGTCGATGATCCCCAGATCAATACCAAAATTGTATTGCGTTGTCTTCTCCCATTTCAGGTCGGGATTCCCTACAGAGTTGGGCCACAACCCCGGCTCTCCTGCATCACCCAGTACTACCGTTCCGGACCCGATAAAGGTCTGCGTCACATAGCTACCGATTTCCTGGTTACCCGTCTGTCCGATGCTGGCACGCAGTTTCAGGTTGCTCAGTCCGTTGAACTCTTTCATGAAATCCTCCTCGCTTATTCGCCATGCGACTGAAGCGGAGGGGAAGAAACCATATTTGGAATTCTTTCCGAATTTGGAAGAGCCGTCGTAGCGTCCGGTAGCGGTAAACAGATACTTGCCCAAAAAATCGTAATTGATTCGGGCGAAATAGGAGTTGAGTGAGTTTTGCCGGTCACTGCTCCCGGGAGCAGGTCTTGTTGCCGTACCTATCCCGATGTTGTGCCAGCCATAAAAATCATCAAAGAAATGGTCGTTCCAGGTTGTCAGGTCCTCTCCGGTGAATCTCGACCATGATGTCCCCAACAGACCGCTGACAGTGTGATCTCCGAAACTGTTGTTGTAGTTGAAGTAGTTTTCGTTCTGCCAGTAATAATTCTTGAATGCTTCCAGGTTGGCAGCACCTTGTGCCGACCGGGATATTTTTCTGTTGGCATAGCGGTAATACTTCTCTTCCAGGAGATCCATTGCAAAATTACTCTTGAAGGTCAGGTGAGAGGTGATCGTAAAATTGAGACTGACGGCCCCGTTAACCTGTACACGCCGCCTAAAGGTCTCTACTCCGTTGCTGACGGCTACAGGGGATTGGCAGTCGACCTCTCCCATTGGAAAGTCGGCATTGGTTCCGTACTGGCCTGCATAAATGCCGTAAATCTCCGGGTCGTCGGGATATTTGATGGGGAGCATCGGGTAGGACTCGATGGCTGCGCGTGCCATGCCACCGCTGAAGAAGGAGACGTCATTGGTTCTCTCCTTGCTCCTGTTCAGTGAGAGGAAAGAGTTGATATTGAACCAGTCGGTCAATTTCACATCTCCGGTCATCTTCCCCGAAAAACGCTCGAAGTTCGAGTTCAGCAGCAAACCGTTGTTGTTCGAGTATCCGAGGAAGGTACCCAGTTTCACATCCTTGCTCCCGCCCCGTATCGCAATCTGATGATTGGTAGAGGTGGCCGGCCTGAATGTTTCACCCTCCCAGTCGTTCTCGAAGCGTGGTTTGTAGTAGTTGCCGTCTCTTCCCAGCAATGGAATCCTAAAGCCTCCCGGAGTGGTCTTTTCAAATAGCCATGGCATCTCGGAATAGGTCATGGACCCTTCTCCCGGTGGCAAGATGGCCGCATCGTAGCAGGTAGACCAGTTGGGATTGGTTGCATATTTGGTAACATTCATGTAGGCTTGCCTGATCACATAGAAGAACTGTTCATTGTTCAATACATTCAACCTTCGTTGCATGAAGCTCTGTGTAACGTAGCCGTCGTATGATATTACCGGTTTCCCTTCAACACCGCGTTTGGTGGTGATGATGATCACACCGTTTGCCCCGCGTGCTCCATAGATAGCTGTCGCAGATGCATCCTTCAATACGTCAATGGATTGAATCTCATTGGGGTTCAAGATTGTCAATGCATTGGCGACACCCACCACGTCGTCCACCACAAAGAGCGGATCGTTTCCTGAATTTATGGAGTTTGTTCCGCGGATACGGATCATCGGAATTCCTCCGGGAGCACCGGAACGCTCAATGATCTTTAATCCGGCTACTTTACCGGAAAGTGCCTGGGCCACGTTGAATGCCGGTTTGTCCAGCAGACGTGCAGCCGATACATTCTCCACGGCTCCGGTCAGGTCACTCTTTTTCATGGTACCGTAACCTACCACCACAACTTCCTCCAGCATCTCCGTGTCTTCTGTCAGGATTACATCTATGGTGGTTCTGCCGTTCACCTGGATTAACTCTGTTTTCATACCTACATAAGAAACCTCGATTGTTCCATTGGGAGGAACATTGCCTAACGTAAAATTTCCATCAGCATCGGTAACAGTTCCGGTGGTAGTTCCGGGAACCTGAATTGTTACTCCGATCAAAGGTGCATTGTTTGCATCAACCACTTTGCCCTTTACGGTTATTCCCTGGGCAAATAGAGATAAGGATATGGCCCACAATAATGCGAACACCGCTCCTCTAGCCAGATTTGAAATTACTCTTTTCATTCTTTCATTTTTTAAGATTAATAATTAACTAAAAAACCAGAGCAGATATAGTTTGGTATGATTGGTTATCTGTCGAAAAAGGTGTTTTTCTAATCTGTTTCTTAAAAATAGTTACAAATTGGCCAGCGATTAAAATATATTATGATATGTCGATGTTTGCTTTAATAGCAATTTACTCCCCGTTTACATTGTAAAAGATTTAATAAGTATGAATAACCGCTACAAATATAGCATTTTTTTTGAAATATACAAAACAGAATGAAAAATAACTTAAAAAATAGTAAATGTTAAATCGGCTTCTGTAGCCATTTTGAAAATCTGATATTTTATAATTCATATATATTATGAAATGATAGTATAAATTAATATTCTTGCTCCTGCCTCATAGTCATGATTCGGGATTTTTAGGGTAATTCCCCATTTTTTTGAGTGAGCAACAAACTTTTTTTCAGGGAATTTGTTTGAGGAAGTAGGTGGTTACAAAATTGAAATAACATGACGTACAGCTTGAAAACACAATCGTTGCTTCTGCTTCTCGTAGCATTTTTTCCTTTCCGTGCCCATGCGCAGGAGATATCGATCAAGTCCAATTTACCTTCCTGGTTTACGGCAACAACCAATATCGGTTTCGAGTATGCCTTCGGAGAGAATATCAGCATGGAGCTGAGCGCAGGGATAAACCCCTTCACGAAGGGGGATGAGAGGCGGATGGAACACTGGGTTGTATGGCCCGAAGTGAGATACTGGATGAGCGACAACTTCGACGGCAGTTTCTTCGGTGTACATGGTGTGGGCGGCCGATACGATATTGGCGGAGTGAAGATGCCGTTCAATACCCTGAAGGGGTTAAGGGACAACCGCTATCGGGGTGGTGCAGTGGGATTCGGGTTCAGCTACGGCTACAAGTGGTTCTTCAGCGACAGCTGGGCTATTGAAGCTACGGCAGGCTTCGGCTTTGTCCGCTTCAGTTACGATCTCTACTCGCTGGGCAAGGATAGCAGCAAAACAGGTGAGGACAAGAAAGAGTATGCAGGTCCCAGCAAAGCGGCCATCTCCATTGTATATACTATCCGGTGAATGGAGCTGTTGCCATGATCCGCAAAATCATCCACATAGATATGGATGCCTTTTATGCCTCCATCGAACAGCGCGATAATCCTGAATATCGCGGTAAGCCGGTTGCAGTGGGTTATGGAGGCAAACGGGGCGTTGTGGCTGCGGCCAGTTATGAAGCCCGCCAGTATGGTATACATTCGGCCATGCCTTCGGTAACGGCGCTTCGGCGATGTCCCCGATTGATCTTCGTAGCACCCCGTTTTGAAAACTACAAGACGGTTTCCAACCAGATCATGCAGATTTTCCGGGAGTATACCGATAAGGTGGAGCCCCTCTCGCTCGACGAGGCGTTTCTGGATGTTACGGTAAACAAGATGGGGATGGAAGTTGCCACGCAAATTGCCAAGGAGATAAAAGAGAAGATTCACCGGCAGACCCTGTTGACCGCCTCGGCAGGAGTATCCTACAACAAGTTTCTGGCCAAGATTGCGTCCGACTATAAAAAGCCGGACGGATTGTATGTGATTACGCCCGAAAAGGCGGAAAGGTTCCTAGAAAAGCTGGCCATCGAGAAGTTTTTCGGAGTGGGTCGGGTTACCGCACAGCGGATGCACGAACTTGGAATAAGAACCGGCTACGAACTGAAGCGGTATACCGAAACGGAGCTGGTCCGTCATTTCGGAAAGGCCGGAACCTTATACTATCAGTTTGTCCGTGGCATCGACGAGCGTGAGGTGGAATCGGAGTATGTGCGAAAATCGTTGGGAGCCGAGGAGACTTTCGCCGAAGATCTTCATGAACTGGTCGACCTGCTGCATGCCCTCGATGAGATTGCCCGCGAGGTGCACCGAAGGGCCCAAAAGCGAAACTTCCTGGCCAGGACATTGACACTGAAGATCAAGTATGCCGATTTTACAACTGTTTCCCGAAGCAGGACCGTACCCTACTATCTAAAAACCTATGACCAGCTGTTTGATCTGGGCAAGGAGCTGCTTTTACAGGTAGACGATATCGGAGAGCGCAGCATACGGCTGATGGGGTTGACACTGAAGAATGCTTCAAATGATCAGGTGATGCCAGCCAGCCAGCCCCTGCAACTCTCTTTGGACTTCAGGGAATAAACTTTTCGGGATGCTTCGCCTGGATATCCTTGTAGTATGACCTGATCTTGACAATATCGGCCGCGTAGTCGCCAGTCGGATAAAAGAGGTCGATAATCGACGCCTCCCTTTTGCCGTAATCGAGTCCGATCAAAAGAATAGGTACGTTGGCTTTCAGTGCAATGAAATAGAACCCTTTCTTCCATTCTTTGACCGGTTTTCGGGTTCCTTCGGGGGTTATGGCAAGTTGTAGCCTCTCCTGTTTCTCAAATTCCGCCGCCAAGGCTCCGGTCATCGAGTTGTTCCTGCTCCGTTCTACCGGAATCCCGCCGATACTTTTGAAGAAGAGGTTGAAAGGGAAAACAAACCACTCCTTTTTGATCAGGAAATTAGCGGTTCTACCTATGGAGGAGTAGGCCAGCTTCCCGATGATAAAATCCCAGTTGCTTGTATGCGGTGCCACTACGATAATGCATTTGGGTACATCTGGAAAGGTGTTCCTTACCTTCCATCCCAGGATATTGTTGAGAATAAACTTGCTGATGTTCATTGATTTATTAATTCACTGTTTTCTGCCGATCCGTGAGGTTGCCGTCAACCTTTCAAACCATCTAACTCCAACGTTAGACGCTCCCAATTGTTCATGACAACATCCAATTTATTTTTGGTCTCCAGATAATTTTGCAGCAGATCTAAATCGGAAGCCCCTTCGGGAGTGGAGAG of the Petrimonas mucosa genome contains:
- a CDS encoding RagB/SusD family nutrient uptake outer membrane protein, with amino-acid sequence MKTISTNIKCILITLMAGIFFFSCNDFLEEHPTGTLTDEAQITSIPGGVALATGAYRSLADWTGGGNVWGSSLPGSLEYPTGKAYAQYMGSDLWKYETDIMDGTHPYFTTIWNNWYRGVRDANLAIKMLPGVTQMPEADRSRYLGEVRTLRAFYYFCLVRLYGDVIANTTVLQNVGEAQQPRTSLVNIYDKIIVPDLEFAVNESNLQDTRSTDGRVTKHVARAILADVYLTMAGYPYQEARTDTTKKWCETGSWSMTEYPVNTQSARELLQKAKTQLDFLYGQYPIGEFSDLNNPEMDNKGGAIFQIQYSSGIRDNGLIVHTLPLSLQISVFDVETGTFIPSTEYLNSYNPADIRLQERVYFYSSDTKASKYDPNESPAPKFATRYLQKYYDKDAIKRTARSGLNFNLYRYADILLMLTEVNWALRQLGVAIPDNDVVKGINEVRTRAGLSNFSADGLTLLDIMSERAYELVFENKMLWDQRRTRKVLIDGEGQFAGIENFVGHQPTHFNFEFSNKHLLSPISGTELDNNRKCSQNFEWLPLQKGE
- a CDS encoding SusC/RagA family TonB-linked outer membrane protein; protein product: MKRVISNLARGAVFALLWAISLSLFAQGITVKGKVVDANNAPLIGVTIQVPGTTTGTVTDADGNFTLGNVPPNGTIEVSYVGMKTELIQVNGRTTIDVILTEDTEMLEEVVVVGYGTMKKSDLTGAVENVSAARLLDKPAFNVAQALSGKVAGLKIIERSGAPGGIPMIRIRGTNSINSGNDPLFVVDDVVGVANALTILNPNEIQSIDVLKDASATAIYGARGANGVIIITTKRGVEGKPVISYDGYVTQSFMQRRLNVLNNEQFFYVIRQAYMNVTKYATNPNWSTCYDAAILPPGEGSMTYSEMPWLFEKTTPGGFRIPLLGRDGNYYKPRFENDWEGETFRPATSTNHQIAIRGGSKDVKLGTFLGYSNNNGLLLNSNFERFSGKMTGDVKLTDWFNINSFLSLNRSKERTNDVSFFSGGMARAAIESYPMLPIKYPDDPEIYGIYAGQYGTNADFPMGEVDCQSPVAVSNGVETFRRRVQVNGAVSLNFTITSHLTFKSNFAMDLLEEKYYRYANRKISRSAQGAANLEAFKNYYWQNENYFNYNNSFGDHTVSGLLGTSWSRFTGEDLTTWNDHFFDDFYGWHNIGIGTATRPAPGSSDRQNSLNSYFARINYDFLGKYLFTATGRYDGSSKFGKNSKYGFFPSASVAWRISEEDFMKEFNGLSNLKLRASIGQTGNQEIGSYVTQTFIGSGTVVLGDAGEPGLWPNSVGNPDLKWEKTTQYNFGIDLGIIDNRITLMLDVYNKLTSDMLLDVPLPQSTTTGSVRLNYGKIRNKGFEAVLGTHNIKSRDFNWYSDINFTRNINKIEQLGPTGADILRNWWVGGANTILREGLPVAQFFGLNRLGTYGTDEASLAARYGMLPGDVKYEDRNNDGRISFVEDGIPMGSAFPKWDMNFNNSLAYKNIDFNLDIRISYGAKKENRTNHSSEDRQGLANGKTSILDAWRPDHQNTMVAQVRPGNGGAYYQTYPDTRWIEDASFVRGDGMTIGYTFPQEMTTKIGASKVRIYLNASNFFLLTKYSGYDPEGSDNDNMDSITPGMDFFMYPRPSNYSLGVNLTF
- a CDS encoding DUF3575 domain-containing protein, with translation MTYSLKTQSLLLLLVAFFPFRAHAQEISIKSNLPSWFTATTNIGFEYAFGENISMELSAGINPFTKGDERRMEHWVVWPEVRYWMSDNFDGSFFGVHGVGGRYDIGGVKMPFNTLKGLRDNRYRGGAVGFGFSYGYKWFFSDSWAIEATAGFGFVRFSYDLYSLGKDSSKTGEDKKEYAGPSKAAISIVYTIR
- the dinB gene encoding DNA polymerase IV, whose amino-acid sequence is MIRKIIHIDMDAFYASIEQRDNPEYRGKPVAVGYGGKRGVVAAASYEARQYGIHSAMPSVTALRRCPRLIFVAPRFENYKTVSNQIMQIFREYTDKVEPLSLDEAFLDVTVNKMGMEVATQIAKEIKEKIHRQTLLTASAGVSYNKFLAKIASDYKKPDGLYVITPEKAERFLEKLAIEKFFGVGRVTAQRMHELGIRTGYELKRYTETELVRHFGKAGTLYYQFVRGIDEREVESEYVRKSLGAEETFAEDLHELVDLLHALDEIAREVHRRAQKRNFLARTLTLKIKYADFTTVSRSRTVPYYLKTYDQLFDLGKELLLQVDDIGERSIRLMGLTLKNASNDQVMPASQPLQLSLDFRE
- a CDS encoding 1-acyl-sn-glycerol-3-phosphate acyltransferase, yielding MNISKFILNNILGWKVRNTFPDVPKCIIVVAPHTSNWDFIIGKLAYSSIGRTANFLIKKEWFVFPFNLFFKSIGGIPVERSRNNSMTGALAAEFEKQERLQLAITPEGTRKPVKEWKKGFYFIALKANVPILLIGLDYGKREASIIDLFYPTGDYAADIVKIRSYYKDIQAKHPEKFIP